A window from Citrus sinensis cultivar Valencia sweet orange chromosome 5, DVS_A1.0, whole genome shotgun sequence encodes these proteins:
- the LOC102613349 gene encoding cytochrome P450 81Q32-like → MKSLALYLPIFLALYVLTKQFLNKIRRLPPSPFLELPIIGHLYLLKRPIHRTLSNLSKRHGPILLLRFGSRRVLVVSSPPAAEECFTKNDIVFANRPSLMVGKHMGCNFTSLAWAPYGDHWRNLRRVASLEILSSSRLQLLSNIRADEVKSLVRRLFHNQLIESVDLRMEIYDLTMNVMMRMIAGKRYYGKHVANLEEAKRFKEVLAATFKVAAESNIGDFLPWFKSRDLEKRMIRCRKMRDECAQYLIEERRRNRRIPSNCSGDEKTIETLIEVLLALQETDPECYNDQTIGSLMLVLIGGGTDTTTNTMEWALSLLLNHPEILKNAQREIDNQVGHGRLMDESDMARLPYLGSIINETLRMYPPAPMLMPHESSDECTVLGYSIPRGTTLLVNIWAIQNDPKIWEDPRKFKPERFQGHQGARDGFRMMPFGSGRRGCPGEGLGLKMVGLALGSLIQCFEWERIGEEMVDMREGTGVTMPKARPLQAKCLPRPTMVSLLSQI, encoded by the exons ATGAAGAGCTTGGCTCTCTACTTGCCCATATTTCTGGCACTGTATGTCCTCACAAAgcaatttttaaacaaaatcagACGCCTCCCACCAAGTCCATTTCTTGAGCTACCCATAATTGGCCATCTCTACCTCCTCAAGCGACCAATTCATAGAACACTATCCAATTTATCAAAACGACACGGTCCCATTCTCCTCCTCCGATTCGGTTCTCGCCGTGTCCTTGTTGTCTCATCACCACCAGCAGCCGAAGAATGCTTCACTAAAAACGACATCGTCTTCGCCAACCGCCCTTCCTTGATGGTCGGCAAACACATGGGTTGCAACTTCACGAGCCTCGCCTGGGCCCCATACGGCGACCACTGGAGAAACCTTAGACGAGTCGCCTCGCTCGAAATTCTGTCCTCTTCTCGCCTCCAACTCTTATCTAATATTCGTGCTGATGAGGTCAAATCTTTGGTCCGCCGTCTCTTTCACAATCAATTGATCGAATCCGTTGACTTGAGGATGGAGATTTATGATCTCACAATGAATGTCATGATGAGGATGATCGCTGGAAAGAGATATTACGGCAAACACGTGGCGAATCTCGAGGAAGCCAAGAGGTTTAAGGAGGTTCTTGCAGCGACTTTTAAGGTGGCTGCCGAGTCAAACATTGGTGATTTCTTGCCATGGTTCAAGTCCAGGGACCTTGAGAAAAGGATGATACGGTGTCGGAAAATGAGAGATGAGTGCGCGCAGTACTTGATTGAAGAGCGTAGGAGGAATAGGAGAATACCAAGTAATTGTTCTGGTGATGAAAAGACAATAGAGACCTTGATTGAGGTTTTGCTGGCGCTGCAAGAAACTGATCCTGAGTGCTACAACGACCAGACCATCGGCAGCCTCATGCTT GTGTTGATAGGAGGAGGGACAGACACAACAACAAACACTATGGAGTGGGCACTTTCGCTTTTGCTGAATCATCCGGAAATCCTGAAGAATGCTCAGAGAGAAATCGACAATCAAGTGGGACATGGGCGTCTGATGGATGAATCGGATATGGCCCGACTTCCATACCTTGGTAGCATCATAAACGAGACTCTGCGCATGTACCCACCAGCGCCGATGCTGATGCCTCACGAATCTTCAGATGAGTGTACGGTACTAGGGTACAGTATTCCGCGTGGTACAACATTACTGGTTAACATTTGGGCCATTCAAAATGACCCCAAGATTTGGGAGGATCCAAGAAAGTTTAAACCTGAGAGGTTTCAAGGCCACCAAGGGGCCAGAGATGGGTTCAGAATGATGCCATTTGGGTCAGGGAGAAGAGGCTGCCCGGGGGAAGGATTGGGCTTGAAGATGGTCGGGCTGGCGTTGGGATCACTGATCCAGTGCTTTGAGTGGGAGAGGATTGGTGAGGAAATGGTGGACATGAGAGAAGGGACTGGAGTCACCATGCCCAAGGCCCGGCCTTTGCAAGCTAAATGCCTCCCACGTCCGACAATGGTTAGTCTCCTTTCACAAATTTGA